One Pyrococcus furiosus DSM 3638 genomic region harbors:
- the gdhA gene encoding glutamate dehydrogenase, with protein MVEQDPYEIVIKQLERAAQYMEISEEALEFLKRPQRIVEVTIPVEMDDGSVKVFTGFRVQHNWARGPTKGGIRWHPEETLSTVKALAAWMTWKTAVMDLPYGGGKGGIIVDPKKLSDREKERLARGYIRAIYDVISPYEDIPAPDVYTNPQIMAWMMDEYETISRRKTPAFGIITGKPLSIGGSLGRIEATARGASYTIREAAKVLGWDTLKGKTIAIQGYGNAGYYLAKIMSEDFGMKVVAVSDSKGGIYNPDGLNADEVLKWKNEHGSVKDFPGATNITNEELLELEVDVLAPAAIEEVITKKNADNIKAKIVAEVANGPVTPEADEILFEKGILQIPDFLCNAGGVTVSYFEWVQNITGYYWTIEEVRERLDKKMTKAFYDVYNIAKEKNIHMRDAAYVVAVQRVYQAMLDRGWVKH; from the coding sequence ATGGTTGAGCAAGACCCCTATGAAATTGTTATTAAGCAACTTGAAAGAGCTGCCCAATATATGGAGATAAGTGAAGAAGCTCTTGAGTTCTTAAAGAGACCTCAAAGAATTGTTGAGGTCACAATTCCAGTAGAAATGGATGACGGTTCTGTAAAAGTTTTCACTGGATTTAGAGTACAACACAACTGGGCTAGAGGTCCAACTAAGGGTGGAATTAGATGGCATCCAGAAGAAACCCTTAGCACTGTTAAAGCTCTTGCAGCTTGGATGACATGGAAGACTGCTGTAATGGATCTCCCATATGGTGGAGGTAAGGGTGGAATAATTGTAGATCCAAAGAAGCTCTCCGACAGAGAGAAGGAGAGGCTTGCAAGAGGTTACATTAGAGCAATTTATGATGTTATTAGCCCATATGAAGACATTCCAGCACCCGATGTTTATACAAACCCACAAATAATGGCATGGATGATGGATGAGTACGAGACAATAAGCAGGAGAAAGACACCGGCCTTTGGAATTATCACTGGAAAGCCTCTTAGCATTGGTGGATCACTTGGAAGAATTGAGGCAACTGCAAGAGGTGCAAGTTACACAATTAGAGAGGCTGCAAAGGTTCTTGGATGGGACACCCTCAAGGGCAAGACAATAGCAATCCAGGGTTACGGTAACGCGGGTTATTATCTTGCAAAGATCATGAGTGAAGACTTTGGAATGAAGGTTGTAGCTGTGAGCGACAGCAAGGGTGGAATATACAACCCCGATGGTCTTAATGCTGACGAGGTTCTCAAGTGGAAGAATGAGCATGGAAGCGTTAAAGACTTCCCAGGAGCAACCAACATAACGAATGAGGAGCTACTTGAGCTTGAGGTTGATGTTCTCGCTCCGGCAGCTATAGAAGAAGTGATAACTAAGAAGAACGCAGACAACATTAAGGCTAAGATCGTTGCAGAAGTAGCAAACGGTCCAGTTACTCCAGAAGCTGATGAGATACTATTCGAGAAAGGAATCCTTCAGATCCCAGACTTCCTATGTAATGCTGGTGGAGTTACAGTCAGCTACTTCGAGTGGGTACAGAACATAACTGGATACTACTGGACAATTGAGGAGGTTAGAGAGAGACTCGACAAGAAGATGACAAAAGCATTCTACGACGTCTACAACATAGCAAAGGAGAAGAACATACACATGAGAGATGCAGCTTACGTAGTTGCAGTCCAGAGAGTTTATCAAGCAATGCTTGACCGTGGATGGGTCAAGCACTGA
- a CDS encoding cation:proton antiporter produces the protein MEAATWILFTLGVSLILAKIGDSLVERFELPGVLGELLVGIILGNLVYFGVISSEYLPITAGSSEVIDFMAKLGVVFLLFLGALDTDLNLIKRTGITAVVSTILGVFVPLILGYLGLRWLGYDNKEAFAGGVLLTATSIGLTVRVMMDLGVLRSEVGAASLSASVIDDFLGIALIIFAVGSGSLLGLGIKIIIFFLITGVVGWYFIDHYLKFAERLGVEKGVLGFVLGMMLIFSALAEGWFAAAIEGAFMMGLILSKTAEGKRLLEEVRSIGYGFLIPIFFVHTGAMLNFKVFENLEAIKLAVVLSVIAIVGKVAGRGFGAWITAWGRGKDFLFTRENFRMSFQMGIGSIPRTEVALVALMVAIHGGAISPDDAPKFIAATLIFITISVLITPPLLKWAFREEILAQKKLLLENRKEKIESKKRGTR, from the coding sequence ATGGAAGCAGCAACATGGATATTATTTACATTGGGTGTATCTCTTATTCTAGCTAAAATAGGAGACTCCCTAGTTGAAAGATTTGAACTCCCAGGAGTACTGGGAGAGTTATTGGTAGGAATTATTCTCGGAAATTTGGTGTATTTTGGGGTTATTAGTAGTGAATATTTACCAATAACAGCTGGTTCAAGTGAAGTTATAGATTTCATGGCAAAACTTGGAGTAGTGTTTCTGTTATTTTTGGGGGCTCTTGACACGGATCTTAACTTAATAAAAAGAACTGGAATAACGGCTGTTGTATCTACTATTCTGGGAGTTTTCGTTCCACTAATTCTTGGATACCTAGGACTTAGGTGGTTGGGATATGATAATAAAGAAGCATTTGCTGGGGGAGTCCTTCTTACCGCCACTAGTATAGGGTTAACGGTTAGGGTCATGATGGATCTAGGAGTTTTAAGAAGTGAAGTTGGGGCTGCATCATTAAGTGCGAGTGTTATTGATGATTTTCTAGGTATTGCTCTAATAATATTTGCCGTGGGCTCAGGTTCACTCCTGGGACTTGGGATAAAAATCATCATTTTCTTCTTAATTACGGGAGTTGTTGGGTGGTATTTTATTGACCACTATCTAAAATTTGCGGAAAGACTAGGAGTTGAAAAGGGCGTTTTAGGATTTGTTTTGGGAATGATGTTAATATTCTCAGCTTTGGCTGAGGGATGGTTTGCAGCTGCAATTGAAGGAGCATTTATGATGGGGTTAATACTCTCTAAGACTGCTGAAGGTAAGAGGCTTCTAGAGGAAGTGAGAAGCATTGGTTACGGATTCCTTATTCCAATATTCTTCGTCCATACTGGAGCAATGCTGAACTTTAAGGTTTTTGAGAATCTCGAAGCAATTAAGCTGGCTGTGGTTCTTAGTGTAATTGCAATAGTAGGGAAGGTGGCTGGAAGGGGGTTTGGAGCCTGGATAACTGCCTGGGGAAGAGGTAAGGATTTTCTCTTCACTAGGGAAAACTTCAGAATGTCTTTTCAAATGGGAATTGGATCTATTCCAAGAACTGAAGTTGCGTTAGTCGCTCTAATGGTAGCCATTCATGGTGGTGCAATTTCCCCTGATGATGCTCCAAAGTTTATAGCAGCAACTTTGATCTTCATAACAATTTCAGTCCTCATAACTCCTCCATTATTAAAGTGGGCATTCCGAGAAGAAATTTTAGCACAGAAAAAGTTATTACTTGAAAATAGAAAGGAGAAAATAGAGAGTAAAAAGAGAGGAACCCGATGA
- a CDS encoding CBS domain-containing protein has translation MDLERALNAFHSMKVNQLTPPCSQMPIVEEDSPIIDVLKLLRTRHHVWVVNNRKDMKLVGIIRYLDIIDIFLPPKGARLGAVSSVFKSILSGAEKAGDIMERNFLTINEDATVLEALEKMKRYKIQILALIDEEGKLKGEISLRILINEFLRLIRVGGG, from the coding sequence ATGGATTTAGAAAGGGCACTTAATGCTTTCCATTCAATGAAAGTTAACCAATTAACTCCACCTTGCTCTCAAATGCCTATAGTTGAGGAGGATTCTCCAATTATTGATGTTTTAAAGTTACTGAGGACAAGACACCATGTTTGGGTAGTTAACAATAGGAAAGATATGAAGCTGGTTGGGATAATTCGATATCTTGATATAATAGACATTTTCCTTCCTCCAAAAGGGGCAAGATTGGGTGCAGTAAGTTCAGTTTTTAAGTCAATCTTAAGTGGGGCCGAAAAAGCAGGAGACATAATGGAGAGAAATTTCCTGACGATAAATGAAGATGCAACGGTTCTTGAAGCTCTTGAAAAAATGAAAAGATACAAAATCCAAATTTTAGCCTTAATTGATGAAGAGGGGAAACTTAAGGGAGAAATTAGCTTAAGGATTCTAATAAATGAATTTCTCAGGCTAATAAGGGTAGGTGGTGGATAA
- a CDS encoding MoaD/ThiS family protein, producing the protein MKIKLMGVFAHLAGAEEVEVRIAGKRQVGEVLREVIPRFDEIKEKIIIINGKIAREDAEVSDNDVVKIMPVPSGGLVWI; encoded by the coding sequence ATGAAGATAAAATTAATGGGGGTTTTTGCTCACCTTGCAGGCGCTGAAGAAGTTGAAGTTCGCATTGCTGGAAAAAGGCAGGTTGGGGAAGTTTTGAGGGAAGTGATTCCCAGATTTGATGAAATTAAGGAAAAGATAATAATAATCAATGGAAAAATTGCCAGAGAAGATGCTGAGGTTTCAGATAATGATGTTGTAAAGATAATGCCTGTTCCAAGTGGGGGGTTAGTATGGATTTAG
- a CDS encoding glycosyltransferase family 2 protein yields MFGKYKVSVIIPAYNEEKRIGNVLARIPDFVDEVIVIDDGSSDATYEVAKRYTDKAIRLNKNMGKGAALREGLRHASGDIIVFMDADGQHNPKEIPKLLEPIIKGKADFVIGKRIIKTGKRPLPRKLSNFITTTLIRLKTKQRIEDSQSGFRAIRREFVPEITSDRYEVETEVLIKAVKKGARITEVPVSTRYDLKTGKFRVEDIIRFLIALIKS; encoded by the coding sequence ATGTTTGGAAAATACAAGGTGTCCGTAATAATTCCAGCATACAACGAAGAAAAACGAATAGGAAATGTTCTGGCTAGAATACCAGATTTTGTTGATGAAGTCATTGTGATTGACGATGGTAGTTCTGATGCCACCTATGAAGTAGCCAAAAGATATACAGACAAAGCAATAAGATTAAATAAAAATATGGGGAAAGGAGCTGCTCTTAGAGAGGGACTTAGGCATGCAAGTGGGGATATTATTGTTTTTATGGACGCAGACGGCCAGCATAATCCTAAAGAAATACCAAAACTTCTAGAACCCATAATCAAGGGTAAGGCCGATTTTGTAATAGGAAAAAGGATCATAAAAACCGGAAAAAGACCCCTACCTAGGAAGTTAAGCAACTTTATAACAACAACTTTAATTAGACTAAAGACCAAGCAGAGAATTGAGGACAGCCAAAGTGGATTTAGAGCAATAAGAAGAGAATTTGTCCCCGAAATCACCAGTGATAGATATGAGGTAGAAACAGAAGTGTTAATTAAAGCCGTGAAAAAAGGTGCAAGAATTACAGAAGTTCCAGTCTCAACTAGATATGACCTGAAAACAGGGAAATTTAGAGTTGAAGACATCATAAGATTTCTAATTGCCTTGATAAAGTCATAA
- a CDS encoding AMP phosphorylase translates to MRGKIKILDIETGNLAIFINPEDAEQWRIHPNDLVKIESGKRYIYGSAFIGNIVEKGEIGISKDVLSIHQFSNGEIVSLSPAGTPESVKYIKKKMRGEKLKKVEIETIVRDIVDRKLRNTEISAFVSAIEINGLDMEEIAALTIAMAETGDMLDIERKPIMDIHSIGGVPGNKTNVIVVPIVAAAGLTIPKTSSRAITSAAGTADVVEVLTNVTLTLEEIKRIVEKIGACLVWGGALNLAPADDLMIHVERRLSLDPRGLMLASIMAKKYAIGSQYILIDIPTGKGAKVESMEEARSLARDFIELGKRLGQYVEVAITYGGQPIGYTVGPALEAKEALETLMTGRGPGSLVEKAIGLAGLLLEMGGAAPKGKGKIIAREILEKGKAYQKMREIIEEQGGDPDIKPEDIPIGDKTYTIHAQTNGYVTAIDNRGITAIAREAGAPEDKGAGIRLHVKVGDKVKEGDPLFTIHAESESRLDKAIVLARRLEPIKIEGMVLQVIENL, encoded by the coding sequence ATGAGGGGAAAAATTAAAATTTTAGATATAGAAACAGGAAATCTTGCCATTTTTATAAATCCAGAAGACGCAGAACAATGGCGAATCCATCCAAACGACCTTGTAAAAATTGAAAGCGGGAAGAGATACATTTATGGAAGTGCTTTTATAGGAAACATTGTTGAAAAGGGAGAAATTGGAATATCAAAGGATGTTCTCTCAATTCATCAGTTTTCAAATGGAGAAATTGTTTCTTTAAGCCCTGCAGGAACTCCTGAAAGTGTTAAGTATATAAAGAAAAAGATGAGAGGAGAGAAACTGAAAAAGGTAGAAATTGAGACAATTGTAAGAGATATCGTCGATAGAAAGCTTAGAAATACCGAAATCAGCGCGTTTGTTAGTGCAATAGAAATAAATGGTCTTGACATGGAGGAAATTGCCGCTTTAACAATTGCAATGGCAGAAACTGGAGATATGTTGGACATAGAAAGGAAGCCAATAATGGATATCCACAGCATTGGCGGCGTACCTGGAAATAAGACCAATGTTATAGTTGTCCCCATAGTGGCGGCTGCAGGCCTAACAATTCCCAAGACGAGTTCAAGAGCAATTACAAGTGCAGCAGGAACAGCCGATGTGGTGGAAGTTTTAACAAACGTTACACTGACTCTTGAAGAAATAAAGAGAATAGTGGAAAAAATTGGAGCCTGCCTAGTTTGGGGAGGTGCCCTAAATTTAGCCCCAGCAGATGACTTGATGATACACGTAGAAAGGAGGCTAAGTTTGGATCCAAGGGGACTTATGCTTGCAAGTATAATGGCTAAGAAATATGCTATCGGAAGTCAATACATACTCATTGACATCCCCACAGGAAAAGGAGCCAAAGTTGAGAGCATGGAGGAGGCTAGATCACTTGCAAGAGATTTCATAGAGTTAGGGAAGAGATTAGGACAATACGTTGAAGTAGCAATTACTTACGGAGGCCAGCCCATAGGTTATACAGTTGGTCCGGCTCTAGAAGCTAAAGAAGCCCTCGAAACACTAATGACAGGTAGAGGGCCTGGAAGCTTAGTAGAAAAGGCCATAGGACTCGCTGGGCTACTTTTGGAAATGGGTGGAGCTGCTCCAAAAGGAAAGGGAAAAATCATTGCGAGGGAAATTCTAGAGAAAGGAAAAGCATATCAAAAGATGAGAGAGATTATAGAAGAACAAGGTGGAGATCCTGACATAAAGCCAGAAGACATTCCAATAGGAGATAAAACATATACAATTCACGCCCAGACGAATGGTTATGTCACCGCAATCGACAACAGAGGGATTACTGCAATAGCGAGAGAAGCTGGGGCCCCAGAAGATAAAGGGGCTGGAATTAGACTTCACGTAAAAGTGGGAGACAAGGTAAAAGAAGGCGATCCACTATTCACAATACATGCAGAAAGTGAAAGTAGGCTAGACAAAGCTATCGTGCTTGCAAGAAGGCTTGAACCCATAAAGATAGAGGGAATGGTTTTGCAGGTTATTGAAAACCTCTAA
- a CDS encoding DUF2095 domain-containing protein, translating to MEGEKKKKPIDQLPWQEYDIEEFRQRFPALARELEEDRGIEISGIRLDEYQVLEEEEEEGKIDFSGYNPTIIDFLRRCDTDEQALEIINWMEEHGEITPEMAKELRVTLVHKGVRAFGPKKEWGWYERHGKH from the coding sequence ATGGAGGGTGAGAAAAAGAAAAAGCCAATTGACCAGTTACCTTGGCAGGAATATGATATAGAAGAATTTAGGCAACGCTTTCCTGCTCTTGCTCGTGAGTTAGAAGAGGATAGAGGGATAGAGATTAGTGGAATTAGGTTAGATGAGTATCAAGTCTTGGAGGAAGAAGAAGAGGAAGGAAAAATAGACTTTTCAGGATACAACCCCACAATAATTGACTTTTTGAGGAGATGTGATACTGACGAGCAGGCTCTTGAGATAATTAACTGGATGGAAGAGCATGGAGAAATAACTCCAGAAATGGCCAAAGAATTAAGGGTAACTTTAGTTCATAAAGGGGTTAGGGCTTTTGGACCAAAAAAAGAGTGGGGATGGTATGAGAGACATGGGAAACACTAG
- a CDS encoding RNA-guided endonuclease InsQ/TnpB family protein — protein MDKKTYKLLRTLTHLSKDLYNLTLYTVKQHYELNGTFLPFVKAYHMVKDSEPYKLLPSQVAQQTMKIVERNFRSFFHVLKERKKGNYNRPVRPPKYLPKNGHFILIFPYQSFRVKEDRIILTLGKNFAEKYGVKHLEIPLPKNVKGHRIKEIRILPRYNALWFEVEYVYEVLPEERDLDRSKYLAIDLGLDNFATCVSTTGTAFIIEGRGLKSFNRWWNKEKAKLQSQYDKQGVKFGKRMVWLLKKRKNVVNDFMNKAVSYIVNYCLENGIGNVVIGELKGVKQNTDLGRRNNQNFHYIPYGLFKQKLKAKCERYGINYIEVDEAYTSKVDALTLEPIEKREKYLGKRGETWTVPVFRWCFNKC, from the coding sequence GTGGACAAGAAAACCTACAAACTCCTCAGGACGCTGACACACCTATCCAAAGACCTCTACAATCTCACCCTCTATACGGTTAAACAACACTACGAGCTTAATGGGACTTTTCTACCCTTCGTTAAGGCATACCATATGGTTAAAGATAGCGAACCCTACAAACTCCTGCCAAGCCAAGTTGCACAACAAACAATGAAAATCGTGGAGAGAAACTTCCGCTCATTCTTTCACGTGCTTAAAGAGAGAAAGAAGGGCAACTACAACAGACCCGTTAGGCCACCGAAATACCTTCCGAAAAACGGGCACTTCATCCTAATCTTCCCATACCAATCCTTCAGGGTAAAAGAGGACAGGATTATCCTCACCCTTGGAAAGAACTTCGCCGAGAAGTATGGCGTTAAACACCTTGAAATCCCGCTGCCAAAGAACGTTAAAGGCCACAGGATTAAGGAAATTCGCATTCTTCCAAGATACAATGCCCTATGGTTTGAGGTTGAATACGTTTATGAAGTCCTGCCTGAGGAGAGGGATTTAGACCGCTCGAAATACCTTGCCATTGATTTGGGTCTGGACAACTTCGCCACCTGCGTTTCCACCACTGGGACGGCCTTCATAATCGAAGGCCGGGGTTTGAAGAGCTTCAACCGGTGGTGGAATAAGGAGAAGGCGAAACTCCAGAGTCAGTATGATAAGCAGGGGGTTAAGTTTGGAAAGAGGATGGTGTGGCTTCTCAAGAAGCGGAAGAACGTGGTGAACGACTTTATGAACAAGGCGGTAAGCTACATTGTGAACTACTGCCTTGAGAACGGTATTGGGAACGTCGTCATCGGGGAGCTGAAGGGAGTAAAGCAGAATACTGACCTTGGAAGGAGGAACAACCAGAACTTCCATTATATTCCTTACGGCCTCTTCAAGCAAAAGCTCAAGGCAAAGTGCGAGCGGTATGGTATTAACTACATTGAGGTTGATGAGGCATACACTAGTAAGGTTGATGCCCTCACCCTCGAACCGATTGAAAAGAGGGAGAAGTATCTTGGAAAGAGGGGTGAAACGTGGACTGTTCCAGTCTTCCGCTGGTGTTTTAATAAATGCTGA